One genomic region from uncultured Cohaesibacter sp. encodes:
- a CDS encoding 3-keto-5-aminohexanoate cleavage protein: MLGIPKPLIIAMSANGLKRTKRDHLFLPVKLAELKASALEARASGAALFSCAPRDERGLVSLDKAVCKETVAALRETLEESALIQLELDLSDIGAVESCARLLSDVKPDACLLPFSQLFPRDGDENDEDGARDLLDVCEELGIGVQFSMTDPTDVDWYYAFRQYGVIPESQRALLFILGEDGEEPASNVHHLRKYLAGLDKLHLLETVRWSVAAYGSQEAVSLAAAIAMGGQIAPGWAYNVHTVDGEPYSSQQQQVALFGQLGMSLGRPQASAFEARTLLFGPR; this comes from the coding sequence ATGCTCGGAATCCCGAAACCCCTGATTATCGCAATGTCTGCCAATGGTCTGAAACGGACAAAGCGCGACCATCTTTTCCTACCCGTCAAATTGGCTGAACTGAAAGCTTCGGCGCTTGAGGCCCGCGCGTCCGGTGCGGCCCTATTTTCCTGTGCGCCACGCGATGAGCGCGGGCTTGTGTCTCTGGACAAGGCCGTTTGTAAAGAGACTGTAGCGGCGCTGCGAGAAACACTGGAGGAGAGCGCCCTAATTCAGCTTGAGCTGGATTTGAGTGACATTGGTGCAGTGGAGAGCTGCGCGCGCCTTTTAAGCGATGTGAAGCCTGACGCCTGCCTCTTGCCCTTTAGTCAGCTTTTTCCGCGTGATGGCGACGAAAATGATGAGGACGGTGCAAGGGATCTGCTTGATGTGTGCGAAGAATTGGGGATCGGCGTCCAGTTCTCCATGACAGATCCGACCGATGTCGATTGGTATTATGCATTTCGCCAATATGGCGTTATCCCCGAAAGCCAGCGGGCTCTTCTGTTCATTCTGGGCGAAGATGGCGAGGAGCCCGCCAGCAATGTGCATCACTTGCGTAAATATCTTGCCGGGCTGGATAAACTTCACTTGCTGGAGACCGTCCGCTGGTCGGTGGCTGCATACGGCTCTCAGGAGGCGGTGTCTCTGGCCGCTGCCATCGCCATGGGTGGACAGATTGCTCCGGGGTGGGCATATAATGTCCACACAGTGGATGGAGAACCCTATAGTAGCCAACAGCAGCAGGTTGCCTTGTTCGGACAGTTGGGCATGAGTCTTGGTCGTCCTCAGGCCAGTGCCTTTGAAGCCCGCACCTTGCTGTTTGGTCCCCGCTGA
- a CDS encoding NUDIX hydrolase: protein MSDRFLPRRDKTDAELTNCELQYDGFIKLSTCTLSFTKSDGEKVTLTREIHDHGEAICVLPVDRERRVALLVRQLRAGALYNKEKDPMILEVAAGLIDPGEEPEQATLREAEEELGFRISDLQKVSSFYISPGTLTERLYAYLASYSLTDRVSEGGGLAEEGEDIIVEEIALDELGEAVLQGNLRDAKTILLIQHLMLSEPELFF from the coding sequence ATGTCGGATCGCTTCCTTCCTCGGCGTGACAAGACGGACGCTGAGCTCACCAACTGCGAACTCCAATATGATGGCTTCATCAAGCTGTCCACCTGTACGCTCTCCTTCACCAAGAGCGATGGCGAAAAGGTAACGCTTACGCGGGAAATCCACGACCATGGTGAGGCGATTTGCGTGTTGCCCGTCGATCGCGAGCGCCGCGTCGCCCTGTTAGTGCGCCAGCTGCGCGCCGGCGCGCTCTATAACAAAGAAAAGGATCCCATGATCCTCGAGGTTGCTGCCGGTCTGATCGATCCGGGCGAAGAGCCCGAACAGGCGACCTTGCGCGAAGCCGAGGAGGAGCTGGGTTTCCGCATTTCCGATCTTCAGAAAGTGTCTAGCTTCTACATTTCGCCGGGCACATTGACCGAACGCCTCTATGCCTATCTGGCTTCCTACAGCCTTACGGACCGTGTCAGCGAAGGCGGCGGGCTGGCCGAAGAGGGCGAGGATATCATCGTTGAGGAAATCGCGCTGGACGAGTTGGGCGAAGCCGTGCTGCAGGGCAATCTCAGGGACGCAAAGACCATCCTTCTCATCCAGCATCTGATGTTGAGTGAGCCCGAGTTGTTCTTCTAA
- a CDS encoding threonine dehydratase: MLSCLDFEKAEELIYKVLAPTPCYNWPILAEELGVDVWMKHENHTPTGAFKVRGGLVYANRYKKRFPGGAGLISATRGNHGQSLAFAARIEGLKATIIVPKGNSPEKNAAMRAFGASVIEAGEDFDEAVAKAKAMAAEEDLHMVPSYHEDLVAGVGTYSYEMLQQNPDLDTVYVPIGKGSGICGMIEARNALNLKTKIVGVVTARVDGYAKSFESGILTPADRSDTFADGLAVRVPDPDSLDIIMKNAERIVRVEEDTVADAIRLIYRATHNIAEGAGAAALAALMSEKDKMTGKKVGVVLSGQNIDTDWMTSILGGQTPTV; encoded by the coding sequence ATGCTTAGCTGTCTCGATTTTGAAAAGGCCGAAGAACTCATTTACAAGGTTCTCGCCCCGACCCCCTGTTACAACTGGCCCATACTGGCCGAAGAGCTTGGCGTTGACGTCTGGATGAAGCATGAGAATCACACCCCGACCGGCGCTTTCAAGGTGCGCGGTGGTCTGGTTTATGCCAATCGCTACAAAAAGCGCTTTCCCGGTGGCGCAGGCCTCATTTCCGCAACGCGCGGCAACCATGGCCAAAGCCTTGCCTTTGCGGCACGCATTGAAGGGCTAAAGGCCACCATCATTGTTCCCAAGGGCAATTCGCCTGAGAAAAACGCCGCCATGCGCGCATTCGGGGCGAGTGTTATTGAAGCGGGTGAGGATTTTGACGAAGCCGTAGCCAAGGCAAAAGCAATGGCCGCAGAAGAAGATCTTCACATGGTTCCTTCCTACCATGAAGATCTTGTTGCTGGCGTTGGCACCTATTCCTATGAAATGCTGCAGCAGAATCCGGATCTGGATACGGTCTATGTGCCAATCGGCAAGGGCTCGGGTATTTGCGGCATGATCGAAGCGCGCAATGCCTTGAACCTCAAGACCAAGATTGTTGGCGTTGTTACAGCCCGCGTCGATGGCTATGCCAAGTCCTTTGAGTCAGGCATTCTGACACCCGCAGACCGCAGCGATACCTTTGCCGATGGCCTCGCCGTGCGCGTACCTGATCCGGACTCTCTGGATATCATCATGAAAAATGCAGAGCGCATCGTGCGGGTCGAAGAAGACACCGTTGCCGACGCAATCCGGCTCATTTACCGCGCAACGCACAATATCGCCGAAGGCGCTGGCGCTGCTGCGTTGGCCGCGCTGATGAGCGAAAAAGACAAAATGACCGGAAAGAAAGTCGGTGTGGTTCTCAGCGGCCAGAATATCGATACCGACTGGATGACCTCCATCCTTGGCGGCCAGACTCCGACGGTTTGA
- a CDS encoding PLP-dependent aminotransferase family protein yields MKDKKVSWCPDLTGYTGPLYRAIVDAMQTDIRSGALPVGARLPTQRDLAWALQVNLSTVTEAFKEATRLRLIAGEVGRGTYVLPVNTATQLYAIDRPHAENAIDLSTIKPAHAFSNEDVRGLFSAMLAREDLAEVMEYHAPSLIARCRDAVVTLCRARGFHPRQSNIFPCAGAQAALFAALQMIAKPDLPVLVEELTFPGMKVAAKQMGLRLVPVAMDKHGILPEDLDRASRASGAKTLVVSPILQNPTGATMDRKRRVDIVEMAEKLDLLVIEEDVYGGFSNQPPLSLQLAGRSILVGGLSKLVAPGLRFGYIVVTFDEARSKALNLNFAADELVHVTSWMTAPVMLELACDWIESGAVQQHMDWQRQEARARQSLVRRRLNLPALGRDPAAPHLWVSTAEGSPYSNKTGEQLASLARAAGVDLVSASTFCAGRMLSDGVRICVTAPRDRADLTEACKRLSQVWAQP; encoded by the coding sequence ATGAAAGACAAAAAGGTAAGTTGGTGTCCGGATCTGACCGGATATACCGGTCCGCTCTACCGTGCCATCGTAGATGCCATGCAGACGGATATCCGCAGCGGAGCCTTGCCTGTGGGGGCACGGTTGCCCACTCAGCGTGATCTTGCATGGGCTCTTCAGGTCAATCTCTCCACGGTGACGGAAGCCTTCAAGGAGGCCACGCGTCTGCGTCTCATCGCCGGCGAGGTGGGGCGCGGAACCTATGTTCTGCCCGTCAACACGGCCACCCAGCTTTACGCCATTGATCGACCCCATGCGGAAAATGCCATCGACTTGTCCACCATCAAGCCCGCGCATGCCTTTTCCAATGAGGATGTGCGCGGCCTCTTTTCCGCGATGCTGGCGCGCGAGGATCTGGCCGAGGTCATGGAATATCACGCGCCGAGCCTGATTGCGCGCTGTCGGGATGCTGTGGTCACATTGTGCCGGGCGCGCGGATTCCATCCGCGTCAGAGCAACATTTTTCCTTGTGCCGGTGCACAGGCGGCGCTGTTTGCTGCCTTGCAGATGATCGCCAAACCCGATCTGCCGGTGCTGGTTGAGGAATTGACCTTTCCGGGCATGAAGGTTGCCGCCAAGCAAATGGGGTTGCGGCTGGTTCCCGTGGCCATGGACAAACATGGCATCTTGCCCGAAGATCTGGACAGGGCTTCCAGGGCCAGCGGCGCCAAGACACTCGTGGTCAGCCCGATCCTGCAAAATCCGACCGGGGCCACCATGGATCGCAAGCGCCGCGTCGATATTGTCGAAATGGCCGAAAAGCTTGATCTGCTGGTGATTGAAGAGGATGTCTATGGCGGCTTTTCCAATCAGCCCCCGCTCAGCCTTCAGCTGGCCGGGCGCTCCATATTGGTCGGTGGCCTCTCCAAACTCGTCGCGCCGGGGCTGCGTTTTGGCTATATTGTCGTAACCTTTGATGAGGCCAGATCCAAGGCGCTCAATCTGAATTTCGCGGCCGACGAACTGGTGCATGTGACAAGCTGGATGACTGCGCCGGTCATGCTTGAACTTGCTTGCGACTGGATCGAGAGCGGTGCCGTGCAGCAGCACATGGATTGGCAACGCCAGGAAGCGCGTGCCCGCCAGTCGCTTGTGCGACGGCGTCTGAACCTGCCCGCACTAGGGCGCGACCCCGCTGCGCCGCATCTCTGGGTTTCAACGGCCGAGGGGAGCCCTTATAGCAACAAAACCGGTGAACAGCTCGCCTCTCTGGCGCGGGCGGCCGGGGTGGATCTGGTGTCCGCATCGACCTTTTGTGCCGGGCGCATGTTGTCAGACGGGGTCCGCATATGCGTCACCGCCCCGCGTGATCGAGCAGATCTGACTGAAGCCTGCAAGCGCCTGTCGCAGGTTTGGGCACAGCCCTGA
- a CDS encoding ATP-binding protein, producing the protein MPSFQPASLASPYLTLSAHPTIGAVLLDSRPAWVWNGEGNRILWANAAGLAFFGETSMDSLLERSFGDVHPARRHLARLARNARPDSPTLDTLRFFLGLSFVTLSCLCKKIKVEGETVLLVLSSEPLDAIEAPDQTPDWPENADPKTSLLSALSCEGALHSALLDDDGKVIAASEGFVPFGNNAVALDKLLAKLADDARYAEGSLPFFDSQTSAAVARISDEPDIGYLLLVHNPAIAVDTAPTGSDNPFAELEDDNQDEIERALAEEEADIFEDPFGINELSELEERLIKGPDRLKDRDLQPFLSDEGHPYSSLSFTDPVTGRELSKEDLIKDGKDRSSSEASITVLDAHLKQKQQTKDDNVYRLQFPKRSNASSDQSALNGMSDDFHANGAYHFVWESDETGRFKFASEELANGVGPKNADIEGLTWQDVAARFEMDEDGAVASGFDSRDTWASLDVWWPVEGKSYCIAVELTGLPIFGHLHGFQGFRGFGLCKPDQRRDMTSVFAYQSAYDAEETKPEDKTQDTEQEPSESQGLQLQIAQIEELISADLLKAAQNAVASTTELISPEAEGDRGRSPRDSDETSGVIAVCDDSKKGTEDQSYENNNNNQSEPENPSVEASQPNEDAEAIAHKETFELVGSLLSGNPDGVKETAQDTSNKDVTAHEAKLSAGEEHAFQEIAEALSDESFESRLPAEDLDDDYEEFEAFGEDDLEDEEESDALEAAPQASIFPTDEIVQQIASEVEKADREAAPSKPAETSDAAEDKPERPTITRRPLAALIKKRLKDDEEPALPWRSSEGSLGDLLAARERKDSAHKSATSKALLDIFSIDPKLKSLHEKAELAQQPSHRSDVAEPIEDSDPSSDGEEITTEQSDTPQQSESEDSLQPDADAQTTKSPDATVQEEDATQGEDPQNAQDTDSDVEADGEGQNPSSGEEDATPDLEEVEQSDPFEEPVVSSSHFVISASGDDEDSLPEPPALPSLGDDIPEDGVTPSESSADLTAATVAGVAALSVETLWDKGDKSSPLIDMLNKLPTAIIVSAQGSVLFASKTALTLLGYESAEALQAMGGMEGLFSGRPGDWLTKTNGRTTLRTEDGSPISVEANISSINWGEHPAAMLCFEETPAIPPSVGVSEEDEKIAELEAILDTATDGVLVLDRDGCILRMNHSAEALFEVDRHKVAGERFVSLLADESHKDALAYLERLRNSGLASLLNGGQEVIGQLRSGGLIPLVMTMGRVSIPGTNRFCAVLRDVTDWKRTQEELLTQKLRAEDASKKKSEFLAKVSHEIRTPLNAIIGFSEVMMEERFGSIGQERYKDYLKDIKLSGTHIMSLLNDLLDLSKVEAGKMDLQFEAVGLNGLVAECVGIMQPQANRSQIIIRTSTASRLPDVVADCRSLRQIILNVLSNAVKFNHAGGQVIVSTTQQENGDVVLRIRDTGIGMSKEEMKRALEPFRQISSTTRNTSEGTGLGLPLTKALTEANRARLSISSESDHGTLVEINFPEERVVEAAPENQMEAEPAS; encoded by the coding sequence ATGCCCTCATTCCAACCAGCCTCTTTGGCGAGCCCCTATCTGACGCTGTCGGCCCATCCGACCATCGGCGCCGTATTGCTGGATTCCCGCCCGGCCTGGGTCTGGAATGGTGAGGGAAATCGCATCTTGTGGGCCAATGCAGCCGGACTGGCATTCTTTGGCGAAACGAGCATGGATTCCCTGCTGGAGCGTAGTTTTGGCGATGTCCATCCGGCGCGCCGTCATTTGGCGCGCCTTGCTCGCAATGCACGTCCAGATTCGCCGACACTGGATACCTTGCGATTCTTTCTCGGGCTCTCTTTCGTCACGCTTTCGTGCCTGTGCAAGAAAATAAAGGTCGAGGGCGAGACAGTGCTCCTGGTGCTCTCCTCAGAACCGTTGGACGCCATCGAAGCGCCAGATCAAACACCGGATTGGCCGGAAAATGCCGACCCCAAGACGTCTCTGCTCTCTGCTCTTTCCTGCGAGGGCGCCTTGCACTCTGCGCTGCTGGATGATGATGGCAAGGTAATAGCGGCCTCTGAAGGGTTTGTGCCTTTTGGCAACAATGCCGTGGCACTCGACAAGCTGCTCGCAAAGTTGGCTGATGATGCACGCTATGCCGAGGGATCTTTGCCCTTTTTCGATAGCCAGACCAGCGCAGCCGTGGCTCGCATATCAGATGAGCCTGATATCGGCTATCTTCTCCTCGTGCACAATCCCGCCATCGCTGTCGATACTGCGCCCACTGGGTCGGACAATCCGTTTGCCGAACTGGAAGACGACAATCAGGACGAGATCGAGAGAGCTCTGGCTGAAGAAGAGGCTGATATTTTTGAAGATCCTTTTGGCATCAACGAATTGTCAGAGTTGGAAGAGCGCCTCATCAAGGGACCGGACCGACTCAAGGATCGGGACTTGCAGCCTTTCCTATCCGACGAAGGGCACCCCTACTCCTCCTTGTCCTTCACAGATCCCGTTACCGGTCGGGAACTGTCCAAGGAAGATTTGATAAAAGACGGCAAGGATCGGTCCTCTTCGGAAGCATCCATCACGGTTCTGGATGCGCATTTGAAGCAGAAACAGCAGACCAAGGACGATAATGTGTACCGGCTGCAGTTTCCAAAGCGCAGCAACGCATCATCAGATCAGTCCGCGTTGAATGGCATGTCCGATGATTTTCATGCCAATGGAGCCTACCATTTCGTTTGGGAAAGCGATGAAACCGGCCGTTTCAAATTCGCCTCGGAAGAGTTGGCGAACGGTGTAGGCCCTAAAAACGCCGATATTGAAGGTCTGACTTGGCAGGACGTGGCCGCCCGCTTCGAAATGGATGAAGACGGGGCAGTTGCGAGTGGCTTTGACTCCCGCGATACATGGGCAAGCCTTGATGTCTGGTGGCCGGTTGAGGGCAAATCCTACTGCATTGCAGTGGAACTAACCGGTCTGCCCATTTTTGGGCATCTACACGGCTTTCAGGGCTTTCGGGGATTTGGACTTTGCAAGCCGGATCAGCGACGAGACATGACAAGCGTCTTTGCCTATCAGAGCGCATATGACGCAGAAGAGACCAAGCCGGAAGACAAGACGCAAGACACCGAGCAAGAACCAAGCGAAAGCCAAGGGCTCCAGCTTCAGATTGCTCAAATTGAAGAGCTAATATCTGCAGACCTACTCAAAGCGGCGCAAAATGCCGTAGCATCCACGACAGAACTGATTTCGCCAGAAGCAGAAGGGGACAGGGGACGGTCACCTCGAGACTCTGACGAAACGAGCGGGGTAATCGCCGTGTGTGACGATAGCAAGAAGGGAACGGAAGACCAGAGCTACGAAAATAACAATAACAACCAGAGCGAGCCTGAGAACCCATCTGTTGAGGCATCTCAACCGAATGAAGACGCAGAAGCCATTGCGCATAAAGAGACTTTCGAGCTTGTAGGCTCGCTGCTCAGTGGCAATCCAGATGGCGTGAAGGAAACTGCTCAGGACACATCCAACAAGGATGTAACTGCGCATGAAGCCAAGTTGAGTGCAGGCGAAGAGCATGCCTTTCAGGAAATAGCCGAGGCCTTGTCTGACGAAAGCTTCGAAAGCCGTTTGCCAGCGGAAGATCTCGATGATGATTACGAGGAATTTGAGGCCTTCGGTGAAGATGATCTGGAAGATGAAGAAGAGAGCGATGCGCTTGAAGCCGCGCCACAAGCCTCTATTTTCCCAACTGACGAGATCGTGCAGCAGATTGCCAGCGAGGTAGAAAAAGCTGACCGCGAAGCTGCGCCGAGCAAGCCTGCCGAAACCTCTGACGCGGCCGAGGACAAACCTGAGCGTCCTACCATCACGCGACGGCCTCTTGCGGCCCTCATCAAGAAGCGCCTGAAGGATGATGAAGAGCCAGCTCTGCCATGGCGTTCATCTGAAGGCTCTCTTGGTGACTTGCTGGCTGCGCGAGAACGCAAGGATAGCGCCCACAAGTCAGCCACCAGCAAGGCCTTGCTTGATATTTTCTCCATCGATCCAAAACTGAAATCCCTGCATGAGAAGGCAGAGCTTGCGCAGCAGCCCTCCCATAGGAGCGATGTGGCCGAGCCTATCGAGGATTCAGACCCATCTAGTGACGGTGAAGAAATCACGACGGAGCAGAGTGACACCCCTCAGCAGTCCGAGTCGGAGGATAGCCTCCAGCCAGATGCTGATGCGCAGACCACCAAATCTCCGGACGCCACGGTGCAAGAGGAAGACGCCACGCAGGGCGAAGACCCTCAGAACGCGCAAGATACGGATAGTGATGTCGAAGCCGATGGTGAAGGCCAAAACCCATCCTCTGGCGAGGAAGACGCAACTCCTGATCTGGAAGAGGTTGAGCAGAGTGATCCTTTTGAGGAACCGGTGGTATCGTCAAGCCACTTTGTCATTTCTGCGTCCGGCGATGACGAGGATAGCCTGCCCGAGCCCCCTGCTCTTCCGTCTCTGGGAGATGACATCCCTGAAGACGGGGTGACGCCATCTGAGAGTTCTGCTGATTTGACGGCAGCAACAGTTGCTGGCGTGGCGGCCCTCAGCGTTGAAACCCTCTGGGACAAGGGGGATAAATCTTCCCCGCTCATCGACATGCTGAACAAGTTGCCAACGGCAATCATTGTGTCTGCGCAAGGATCCGTTCTGTTTGCATCAAAAACCGCGCTTACGCTCCTTGGTTATGAAAGCGCTGAAGCCTTACAGGCGATGGGGGGCATGGAAGGGCTCTTTTCCGGCCGTCCGGGAGATTGGCTGACCAAGACCAATGGCCGCACAACCTTGCGCACCGAAGATGGCAGCCCGATTTCCGTTGAAGCCAATATCTCGTCCATCAATTGGGGTGAGCATCCCGCTGCCATGCTCTGCTTTGAAGAAACCCCGGCGATCCCGCCTTCTGTTGGCGTCTCCGAGGAAGACGAGAAGATTGCCGAGCTGGAAGCCATTCTGGATACGGCAACAGACGGGGTTCTGGTGCTGGACCGCGATGGCTGCATCCTGCGGATGAACCATTCCGCCGAGGCGCTGTTTGAAGTGGATCGTCACAAGGTAGCCGGTGAGCGCTTCGTCTCGCTGCTGGCCGACGAGAGCCACAAAGATGCCCTCGCCTATCTGGAACGGCTGCGCAACAGCGGCCTTGCCAGCCTGCTCAATGGCGGGCAGGAAGTCATCGGGCAATTGCGCTCGGGCGGTCTCATTCCGCTGGTGATGACGATGGGGCGCGTTTCGATTCCAGGAACGAACCGTTTTTGCGCCGTACTGCGTGATGTTACCGACTGGAAGCGAACACAGGAAGAGCTGCTGACCCAGAAGCTGCGCGCAGAAGATGCCAGCAAGAAGAAGTCGGAGTTTCTGGCCAAGGTCAGCCACGAAATTCGCACCCCGCTCAACGCGATCATCGGCTTTTCCGAAGTGATGATGGAAGAGCGGTTCGGCTCTATTGGACAGGAGCGCTACAAGGACTATCTCAAGGATATCAAGCTTTCAGGCACGCATATCATGAGCTTGCTGAATGATCTGCTGGACCTCTCCAAGGTCGAGGCCGGTAAGATGGATCTGCAGTTTGAGGCCGTAGGGCTCAATGGGCTTGTCGCCGAATGCGTCGGCATCATGCAGCCGCAGGCCAATCGCAGCCAGATCATTATCCGCACCTCCACAGCCTCCAGGCTGCCCGATGTCGTGGCCGATTGCCGCTCGCTGCGCCAGATCATTCTCAATGTGCTTTCCAACGCGGTGAAATTCAACCATGCCGGTGGGCAGGTCATTGTTTCCACGACCCAGCAGGAAAATGGCGACGTGGTGCTGCGCATTCGCGATACCGGCATCGGGATGAGCAAAGAGGAGATGAAACGGGCGCTCGAACCGTTCCGGCAGATCTCTTCGACAACCCGCAATACCTCAGAAGGCACAGGCCTCGGCCTGCCGCTGACCAAGGCGCTGACCGAGGCAAACCGGGCCCGTCTGAGCATCTCGAGCGAGAGTGATCACGGCACGTTGGTGGAAATCAATTTCCCTGAAGAGCGCGTTGTGGAAGCGGCGCCAGAAAACCAGATGGAAGCGGAACCGGCTAGCTAG
- a CDS encoding phasin family protein — MSSASGFFEIPEEFRTLTKQGIAHSFQAYESFRDAAYDAAERFEEPAKAINSALVEANKKAFSAADEGMKASFGLAGDLAQATSVHEAMMLQTKYMQTQMMRFGEVASAMTEMANRLAAEATQQDKSQ, encoded by the coding sequence ATGAGCTCAGCCTCAGGCTTCTTTGAGATTCCCGAAGAATTCCGCACCCTGACGAAACAGGGCATCGCACACTCCTTTCAGGCCTACGAGAGCTTTCGGGACGCTGCATATGACGCTGCCGAGCGATTTGAAGAACCGGCAAAAGCCATCAATAGCGCACTGGTTGAGGCCAACAAAAAGGCATTTTCTGCGGCTGATGAGGGTATGAAGGCCTCATTCGGGCTGGCCGGTGATCTGGCGCAGGCCACATCTGTTCATGAAGCCATGATGTTGCAGACCAAATATATGCAAACCCAAATGATGCGTTTTGGCGAAGTAGCAAGCGCCATGACAGAGATGGCAAACAGACTGGCCGCAGAAGCGACACAGCAGGACAAGAGCCAATAG
- a CDS encoding tetratricopeptide repeat protein — translation MNPIARHMRRLTAFIFDKGSTPLALYRQGVRACRNGNQKQAIETFRTILDVWPEFRPARKSLLRTLVAQGALEDAQSLSRKVLSTHPDDKQALMTLGHVASQLGDHEQATIWFQQAIEGHPNFSQARTALATELFALKRNDEAEALCKNVLSKEAKHYQALMTLAMIARSKNIHRQALAWLRKVRKAHPDSLETRVEIASSLMDLKRYAGAATVCRAILQEDTNNVRAHAMLAMIPSRRGNHALTLKRFQTLRRTLPDAFDAHIEDYDECKVALCEEILHIAAKGLEQGKEALEERIDAICAAYAHTASRAIGGRDIGNVLSFIETLKDGSNQRDRRIWSNESNLFVAEVPGAEDVVLTFRTGLELPVLDAFLSRYRCSHIHISAQEGLNWGLSGINGFSNSFEESIPSLRSIIDQLGAKRLIVVGFSGYGLTAIQYGIALEADIIVGFSAITNFEIPTVAKLFTGRRPTALAHRLAKTIDPALLDARKALVRAQTAPDVKLFFGADKERDKHFAQLLADLDCVTLEALPTCRIHNSLLFLMQKGKLQETLERAMEIQPCQATGGAAQRGGT, via the coding sequence GTGAATCCGATCGCGCGTCACATGCGACGCCTGACAGCATTTATCTTCGACAAAGGCTCCACGCCCCTCGCCCTCTATCGGCAGGGTGTCAGGGCTTGCCGGAATGGCAACCAGAAACAGGCCATAGAAACATTTCGCACTATTCTGGATGTCTGGCCCGAATTCCGACCGGCTCGTAAAAGCTTGCTCCGGACCCTTGTCGCACAAGGTGCCTTGGAAGACGCCCAATCCTTGTCACGAAAGGTGCTATCCACGCACCCTGATGATAAACAGGCCCTGATGACACTTGGACATGTAGCCAGTCAACTTGGCGATCACGAACAGGCGACAATATGGTTTCAGCAGGCAATAGAAGGTCATCCGAATTTCTCTCAGGCCCGTACGGCTCTGGCAACCGAGCTTTTTGCACTGAAAAGGAATGATGAAGCTGAGGCCCTGTGCAAGAACGTTCTCTCGAAGGAGGCCAAGCACTATCAGGCTCTCATGACGCTTGCCATGATAGCCCGCAGCAAGAACATTCATCGGCAGGCCCTTGCATGGCTGCGCAAAGTCAGAAAGGCCCATCCAGATAGTCTGGAAACCCGTGTGGAAATTGCCTCGTCTCTCATGGACCTGAAGCGCTATGCCGGGGCAGCGACCGTGTGTCGAGCGATCCTGCAAGAGGACACCAACAATGTGCGCGCTCATGCCATGCTCGCCATGATCCCGTCAAGAAGAGGCAATCATGCGTTGACGCTGAAGCGCTTCCAGACGCTTCGGCGCACTCTGCCCGATGCCTTTGACGCTCATATCGAAGACTATGATGAATGTAAGGTGGCGCTGTGTGAAGAGATCCTCCACATCGCAGCCAAAGGGCTTGAACAGGGAAAGGAAGCTCTTGAAGAGCGAATTGATGCGATCTGTGCCGCCTATGCCCACACAGCCAGCCGCGCCATTGGTGGAAGGGATATCGGCAATGTCTTGTCATTCATAGAAACTCTGAAGGATGGGTCCAACCAGAGAGACCGCAGGATCTGGTCGAACGAAAGCAACCTGTTCGTCGCCGAAGTCCCTGGCGCCGAAGATGTGGTTCTGACATTCCGAACAGGTCTGGAGTTGCCAGTCCTTGATGCATTTCTATCCCGATATCGCTGCTCACACATCCATATCAGTGCCCAGGAAGGATTGAACTGGGGACTTTCGGGCATCAATGGCTTTTCCAATTCCTTTGAGGAATCCATTCCTTCGTTGCGATCCATCATCGATCAACTCGGCGCAAAACGGCTTATCGTGGTTGGTTTTTCCGGCTACGGCCTGACTGCCATTCAATATGGCATTGCTCTTGAGGCAGACATTATTGTTGGCTTCAGCGCGATTACCAATTTTGAAATACCCACCGTTGCCAAGCTATTTACAGGTCGCAGGCCCACTGCACTTGCACACAGATTGGCCAAGACGATCGATCCGGCCCTTCTAGACGCCAGAAAGGCGCTCGTACGCGCGCAAACAGCACCTGATGTAAAGCTTTTCTTCGGAGCAGATAAAGAGAGAGATAAACATTTTGCTCAGCTTCTGGCCGATCTGGATTGTGTAACCCTTGAGGCATTACCGACCTGCCGCATACACAATAGCCTATTGTTCCTGATGCAAAAGGGAAAGCTACAAGAAACCCTCGAACGGGCAATGGAGATACAGCCCTGCCAAGCCACTGGAGGCGCGGCTCAGAGAGGAGGCACATAG